One stretch of Bordetella avium DNA includes these proteins:
- a CDS encoding plasma-membrane proton-efflux P-type ATPase, whose protein sequence is MSDPRQATTTSPHPADSPAPAAAQTPNAATQQAGGGKGKPVPLDAAAIAAKLSELKTSDKGLSSADAAQRLTQYGPNAIEAKEEPLWHKLFGYFWGPIPWMIEAAALISLLRADWADFAVVMGLLIYNAAVGFWQDAKAASALAALKKDLALKARVLRDGAWVSVDAAKVVPGDIIDVSGGEIVPADLVLISGDYLSVDQAALTGESLPVSKKIGDSAFSGSIAKQGDMKGVVIATGNNTFFGRTAKLVASAGVKSHSQTAVVQIGDFLIVLAAILAAILVGVQVYREIVVPDAWTWATAGSILQFVLVLLVASVPVALPAVMSVTLALGALALSKQKAIVSRLSAIDELAGVDVLCSDKTGTLTQNKLTLDAPIGFNDAKPDEVIFAAALATQTSSEDAIDQAVLKGVKTPADLAQYKQTHFVPFDPVNKRTIATVTDSAGKSWQYAKGAPQAISALCKLDQATETAYDGKVHDLASHGYRALGAASSEDDGKTWKLLGILPLLDPPRVDAKDTIAKTKELGLQVKMVTGDDVAIGAEIATQLGMGPNLLVASDVFPKGTDAAHIPQASITAVEKADGFGRVFPEHKYEIVKALQQGGHIVAMTGDGVNDSPALKQADCGIAVSGATDAARNAAALILTAPGLSTIVNAIIESRKIFERINSYVYYRIAMTIAIMVVVVLSSVVFNIQPLTAIMIVVLALLDDIPIMTIAYDRVRPASKPVRWDMHHILIFSVLMGIMATLESFGLVLVGMEWISSTALQAWIPLDQSHLQTALFLQLAAGGHMLLFVVRTPGSIFRPLYPSWPLFLAVVVTQIVAVLLCGFGILVTQLPWAVIGLVWVYVLCWTVLIDIVKIAYYRFGPPSRAAQPGLKAPIVAKPA, encoded by the coding sequence ATGAGCGATCCAAGGCAGGCAACGACAACGTCCCCGCATCCTGCGGATTCACCTGCGCCCGCAGCGGCGCAGACCCCGAACGCGGCCACCCAGCAGGCCGGCGGCGGCAAGGGCAAACCGGTTCCGCTGGATGCCGCGGCGATCGCGGCCAAGCTGAGCGAACTCAAAACTTCGGACAAGGGACTGTCCAGCGCCGATGCGGCGCAGCGATTGACCCAGTATGGGCCGAATGCGATCGAGGCCAAGGAAGAGCCGCTTTGGCACAAGCTCTTCGGTTATTTCTGGGGGCCTATTCCCTGGATGATCGAGGCGGCGGCGCTGATTTCACTCTTGCGCGCCGATTGGGCGGATTTCGCTGTGGTGATGGGGCTGCTCATTTATAACGCGGCCGTGGGGTTCTGGCAGGACGCGAAGGCGGCATCGGCGCTTGCAGCATTGAAAAAAGACTTGGCGCTCAAGGCCCGCGTTCTGCGTGATGGCGCCTGGGTCAGCGTTGATGCGGCCAAGGTGGTGCCGGGCGACATTATCGATGTGTCGGGCGGCGAGATTGTGCCCGCAGACCTGGTGCTGATCTCGGGCGATTATCTGAGCGTGGACCAGGCGGCGCTGACCGGCGAGTCGCTGCCTGTCAGCAAAAAAATCGGCGATAGCGCGTTTTCCGGCTCGATCGCCAAACAGGGCGATATGAAGGGCGTTGTGATCGCGACCGGCAACAACACCTTCTTCGGCCGCACGGCCAAGCTGGTGGCCTCGGCGGGCGTGAAATCGCATTCCCAGACGGCTGTCGTGCAGATCGGCGATTTTCTGATCGTACTTGCGGCGATTCTCGCGGCGATACTGGTCGGCGTGCAGGTGTACCGCGAAATCGTGGTGCCGGATGCCTGGACCTGGGCGACCGCAGGCTCGATTCTGCAATTCGTGCTGGTGCTGCTGGTGGCTTCGGTGCCGGTGGCGCTGCCCGCCGTGATGTCGGTGACCTTGGCGCTTGGCGCGCTGGCATTGTCCAAGCAAAAGGCGATTGTTTCGCGCTTGTCAGCCATCGATGAACTGGCGGGCGTGGATGTGTTGTGCTCGGACAAGACCGGCACACTGACCCAGAACAAGCTCACGCTCGACGCACCTATCGGTTTTAACGACGCCAAGCCCGACGAGGTGATTTTCGCGGCGGCCCTCGCCACCCAGACGAGCAGCGAGGATGCCATCGATCAGGCGGTATTGAAGGGCGTCAAAACCCCCGCCGATCTCGCGCAGTACAAGCAAACCCACTTCGTCCCCTTTGATCCGGTAAACAAGCGCACGATCGCGACGGTCACGGATAGCGCAGGCAAGTCATGGCAATACGCCAAGGGCGCGCCGCAGGCGATCTCGGCCTTGTGCAAGCTTGATCAGGCGACCGAGACGGCGTATGACGGCAAGGTTCACGACCTGGCCAGCCATGGCTACCGGGCGCTGGGGGCGGCCAGTTCCGAGGACGACGGCAAGACATGGAAGTTGCTGGGCATCCTGCCGTTGCTGGACCCGCCGCGCGTCGATGCCAAGGACACCATCGCCAAGACCAAGGAGCTCGGCCTCCAGGTCAAGATGGTGACCGGCGATGACGTTGCCATCGGCGCCGAGATCGCAACCCAGCTTGGCATGGGCCCCAATCTGCTGGTGGCCAGCGATGTGTTTCCCAAGGGGACCGATGCCGCTCATATTCCCCAGGCCTCGATCACCGCAGTGGAAAAGGCCGACGGCTTCGGGCGGGTGTTTCCGGAACACAAGTACGAGATCGTCAAAGCGCTTCAGCAAGGCGGTCATATCGTCGCCATGACCGGTGATGGCGTGAACGACAGCCCGGCGCTCAAACAGGCCGATTGCGGGATCGCCGTGTCTGGCGCGACGGACGCGGCCCGTAATGCGGCGGCGCTGATTCTGACCGCCCCGGGCCTGTCCACCATTGTCAATGCGATCATCGAGAGCCGGAAGATCTTCGAGCGCATCAACTCCTACGTCTATTACCGCATCGCCATGACCATCGCGATCATGGTCGTCGTGGTGTTGTCCAGCGTGGTCTTCAACATCCAGCCGCTGACCGCAATCATGATCGTGGTGCTGGCCCTGCTGGATGACATTCCTATCATGACCATCGCCTATGACCGGGTGAGGCCAGCGAGTAAGCCGGTGCGCTGGGACATGCACCATATTCTGATCTTCTCGGTCCTGATGGGCATCATGGCGACCCTGGAGAGCTTTGGCCTGGTGCTGGTGGGCATGGAGTGGATCAGCAGCACTGCTTTGCAGGCCTGGATTCCGCTGGATCAAAGCCATTTGCAAACGGCCTTGTTCCTCCAGCTCGCGGCTGGCGGCCACATGCTGCTCTTTGTGGTCCGCACCCCGGGTTCGATTTTCCGGCCGCTCTATCCGTCCTGGCCCTTGTTCCTGGCGGTGGTGGTCACCCAGATCGTGGCGGTGCTGCTGTGCGGTTTCGGCATTCTCGTGACACAGCTTCCCTGGGCAGTCATTGGCCTGGTCTGGGTGTATGTGCTGTGCTGGACCGTGCTCATCGACATCGTGAAGATCGCCTATTACCGCTTTGGCCCGCCCTCCCGGGCGGCGCAGCCTGGTCTTAAGGCGCCGATTGTCGCCAAGCCGGCCTGA
- a CDS encoding polyphosphate kinase 2 family protein: MDYRKKLIVAPGSKVKLKNLDPGWHGEHGSEKEAAEDIAKHLASIADHQRLLYGEKRHALLIVLQGIDAAGKDGVCWHVIKGMNPQGVNVSGFKQPTPQELAHDFLWRVHPHTPGLGQVAVFNRSHYEDVLVVRVHKLAPKSVWSSRYDRINEFEKLLHESGVTIIKFFLMITPEEQLKRFGERLDDPMRQWKISNSDYTERALWDDYIGAYEAMLENCSTKHAPWYILPSNHKWFRNLAASQIIAETLKDLHMKLPEPTVDIAAIRAEYHSAQAAPGKPEAAKSPKSGKSDKAGKKAKATK; the protein is encoded by the coding sequence ATGGACTATCGCAAGAAGCTGATCGTGGCGCCCGGCTCGAAGGTCAAGCTGAAAAACCTGGACCCGGGCTGGCATGGCGAGCATGGCAGCGAAAAAGAAGCGGCGGAAGATATTGCCAAACACCTGGCCAGCATCGCCGATCACCAGCGTCTGCTGTATGGCGAAAAGCGCCATGCTTTGCTGATCGTGTTGCAAGGCATCGATGCGGCGGGCAAGGACGGCGTATGCTGGCATGTGATCAAGGGTATGAATCCACAAGGCGTCAACGTCAGCGGCTTCAAGCAACCCACGCCGCAAGAGCTCGCCCACGATTTTCTGTGGCGCGTGCATCCGCACACGCCAGGGCTCGGCCAGGTCGCGGTGTTCAATCGCTCGCATTATGAAGACGTGCTGGTGGTGCGTGTTCACAAGCTGGCGCCGAAGTCGGTCTGGTCCTCCCGCTACGATCGCATCAATGAGTTTGAGAAGCTGCTGCACGAAAGCGGTGTGACGATCATCAAGTTCTTTTTGATGATCACGCCCGAGGAGCAGCTCAAGCGCTTTGGCGAGCGCTTGGACGATCCGATGCGCCAATGGAAGATCTCCAATAGCGACTACACCGAGCGCGCGCTCTGGGATGACTATATCGGCGCTTATGAGGCGATGCTGGAGAATTGTTCGACCAAGCATGCGCCGTGGTATATCTTGCCGTCCAACCACAAGTGGTTCCGTAACTTGGCGGCCTCGCAGATCATCGCGGAAACGCTCAAGGATCTGCATATGAAGCTGCCCGAGCCGACGGTCGATATCGCGGCCATCCGGGCGGAATATCATTCCGCGCAAGCTGCCCCAGGCAAGCCGGAAGCGGCTAAGTCGCCCAAGTCTGGCAAGTCGGATAAGGCCGGGAAGAAGGCCAAGGCAACAAAGTAA
- a CDS encoding ArsB/NhaD family transporter produces the protein MDLTLAVFLLVYVAMGVGHLPGFKLDRTGAATVGAMVLLALGYISPQAAWDAIDYRTIGLLFGLMVVSSAFVVSGFYDKAARWVGGLRVAPPLLLAILIAVGGGLSAILTNDVVVVAMTPVLVSITLTRGLNPIPFLLAFCFASNVGSAATIIGSPQNMIAAEALGLSFTGFMRVSALPALLGLPLIWLTIVLLYRGKWQRRAQAAAVKGPVAEAIPFDRVETLKAAVITLLMVGAFVFSNWPHMLIALGGAAVLLVNRGISSKNMLSRVDGDLLLLLIGLFIVNQAVAATGLPQHLLTELSGIGLHLQDPLSMLAIMSVLSNVVGNNPAVMLVAPFIDGVTNPAALGAAIALGTGFSSNMVIFGSLAGIIVAEQGKEHGVTISFWEFARAGLPVSLLCLALAVGWILYLT, from the coding sequence ATGGATCTCACGCTTGCGGTTTTTCTGTTGGTCTATGTGGCGATGGGCGTCGGCCATCTGCCAGGATTCAAGCTCGATCGGACCGGGGCTGCAACGGTCGGGGCCATGGTCCTGCTCGCGCTGGGCTACATATCACCGCAAGCTGCCTGGGATGCCATTGACTACCGGACCATCGGCCTGCTTTTCGGGCTGATGGTCGTTTCTTCGGCTTTTGTGGTTTCCGGCTTTTATGACAAGGCGGCGCGATGGGTGGGCGGTCTGCGTGTTGCGCCGCCGCTATTGCTGGCCATTCTGATCGCTGTGGGCGGCGGGCTGTCTGCGATATTGACCAACGATGTGGTGGTCGTGGCCATGACGCCGGTGCTCGTGTCCATCACGCTGACGCGAGGCCTGAACCCGATTCCATTTCTGCTGGCATTCTGTTTTGCGTCCAACGTCGGTTCGGCCGCGACCATCATCGGCAGCCCGCAGAACATGATCGCCGCCGAGGCGCTAGGGCTCTCGTTTACCGGCTTTATGAGGGTATCGGCCCTGCCGGCTCTGCTCGGGCTGCCGCTCATCTGGTTGACGATAGTCCTTCTCTACCGTGGCAAATGGCAGCGCAGGGCGCAAGCGGCAGCCGTGAAGGGGCCGGTCGCTGAGGCGATCCCCTTCGACCGGGTCGAAACGCTCAAGGCGGCGGTGATCACCCTGCTTATGGTGGGTGCTTTCGTCTTTAGCAATTGGCCGCATATGTTGATTGCGCTGGGCGGCGCGGCGGTGCTGCTGGTCAATCGGGGCATTTCATCCAAAAACATGCTCAGCCGCGTCGACGGCGATCTGCTGCTTTTGCTGATCGGTCTATTCATTGTCAACCAGGCGGTGGCCGCGACCGGCCTGCCTCAGCATCTCTTGACCGAGTTGAGCGGCATAGGCCTGCATCTGCAAGATCCGCTGTCCATGCTGGCGATTATGTCGGTGTTGAGCAATGTGGTGGGCAACAACCCTGCCGTCATGCTGGTGGCGCCCTTTATCGATGGCGTCACCAACCCGGCGGCGCTGGGCGCGGCGATTGCGCTGGGTACCGGCTTCTCATCGAACATGGTGATTTTCGGCAGTCTGGCTGGCATCATCGTGGCCGAGCAGGGCAAAGAGCATGGCGTGACTATCAGCTTTTGGGAGTTCGCGCGGGCCGGTTTGCCGGTGTCCCTGCTCTGCCTTGCCTTGGCCGTGGGCTGGATTCTTTATCTCACCTGA
- a CDS encoding GntR family transcriptional regulator — protein MPAPASQSDAPDTLKRMIAALEEDVVFGRLHPRERLVEDELMARFNVKRHVAREALLALERMGLVERRKNIGAFVRAFSVQEVIELYEVRALLETEAARRIPRDLDPQRLAPLKAIQALHDQATQAGDARAAFRHNAAFHEALFSLCSNRTLHQALTEFARQTHPIRFASLVSPDYREQARQEHWQMIEALEAGDIDTLVSLCAAHLLPSRDAYLEAQSHRDTESLARRSA, from the coding sequence ATGCCTGCCCCCGCTAGCCAATCCGACGCACCCGACACCTTGAAGCGTATGATCGCCGCGCTTGAAGAGGATGTCGTTTTCGGCCGTTTGCATCCGCGCGAACGTCTGGTTGAAGACGAGCTCATGGCGCGTTTCAACGTCAAGCGTCATGTGGCGCGAGAGGCATTGCTTGCATTGGAGCGCATGGGTCTGGTCGAGCGCCGCAAGAATATCGGCGCTTTTGTGCGCGCCTTCTCCGTCCAGGAAGTCATCGAGCTATACGAAGTGCGTGCCTTGCTCGAGACGGAGGCGGCAAGGCGTATCCCTCGCGACCTGGACCCGCAGCGCCTGGCGCCCTTGAAAGCCATCCAGGCCTTGCATGATCAGGCTACGCAGGCGGGTGATGCGCGTGCGGCGTTTCGCCATAACGCGGCGTTTCACGAAGCCCTGTTCAGCCTTTGCAGCAATCGAACCCTGCATCAGGCCTTGACCGAGTTCGCGCGCCAGACCCACCCGATCCGCTTTGCCTCGCTGGTGTCGCCCGATTACCGCGAGCAGGCCCGACAGGAGCATTGGCAAATGATAGAAGCGCTGGAAGCCGGCGATATCGATACGCTAGTGTCCTTGTGCGCGGCCCATTTGCTGCCTTCGCGTGACGCCTATCTCGAAGCACAAAGCCATCGCGATACCGAGTCGCTGGCGCGCCGCTCCGCCTGA
- a CDS encoding LysR family transcriptional regulator — protein sequence MSDQNVETRTLRYFIAVVENLHFSKAADRLDISQSVLSVAIQKLETQLGVKLLQRNKRQPVSLTDAGRAFHAHAVIALQHIDQAVQIGMLAARGLAGVVKIGFVGSAVTTGVMQGLLRGYRAEHPAVRLEVLPMDTPTQIENLKTAAIDVGILRARREYPKGVEAISLESERLAVAMADNHLLGRKDELAPADLALESFIIPQFGEREGFSEILADLGRSGGFTAQPHQRVKDFMSALALAAAGYGVVLAPESIVRLSPPGITYRRITGFERRVNLALAFRTRDNAPAVAALIDKARATGLWKTPTQTS from the coding sequence ATGAGCGATCAAAACGTGGAAACACGCACGCTACGCTACTTCATTGCAGTAGTGGAAAACCTGCATTTCTCCAAGGCGGCGGACCGGCTGGACATCTCCCAATCGGTGTTAAGCGTAGCCATACAAAAACTGGAAACCCAGCTTGGCGTGAAGCTGCTCCAGCGCAATAAAAGACAGCCGGTCTCGCTCACCGATGCCGGGCGCGCCTTTCATGCCCATGCCGTCATCGCCCTGCAACATATCGATCAGGCGGTGCAGATCGGGATGTTGGCCGCGCGTGGGCTGGCCGGAGTCGTCAAGATCGGCTTTGTCGGTTCGGCCGTCACCACCGGCGTCATGCAGGGGCTGCTCAGAGGCTATCGCGCCGAGCATCCCGCAGTCCGCCTGGAAGTACTACCCATGGACACCCCCACCCAGATCGAAAACCTGAAAACGGCTGCGATCGACGTCGGCATTCTGCGCGCCCGGCGCGAATACCCTAAAGGCGTAGAGGCAATTTCGCTTGAATCAGAGCGCCTGGCGGTCGCCATGGCCGACAACCATCTGCTTGGGCGCAAAGATGAACTGGCTCCCGCCGATCTGGCCCTGGAGTCTTTCATCATCCCGCAGTTTGGAGAGCGCGAGGGATTCTCGGAGATTCTGGCGGATCTGGGCAGAAGCGGCGGCTTCACGGCTCAGCCGCATCAGCGCGTCAAGGATTTCATGTCGGCCTTGGCGCTGGCCGCGGCGGGCTATGGGGTGGTGCTGGCGCCCGAATCCATCGTCAGGCTGTCGCCGCCCGGCATCACCTACCGCCGCATCACCGGCTTCGAACGGCGCGTGAATCTCGCCCTGGCCTTTCGCACACGCGATAATGCCCCGGCCGTGGCGGCGCTGATCGACAAGGCCCGCGCTACAGGCCTTTGGAAGACGCCGACGCAAACGTCATAA
- the glaH gene encoding glutarate dioxygenase GlaH, translated as MNDRLDLQRLFPGTVSDHQTHTRVRQVTLESEGLERFLDQARAIDVQNLEYVPFMRFKLADMLLQACGEGLRATLNALVEDRRHGGFTIGLQGLSADPDDFVRFGTAVGYLLGPANHDSMSGKYYARFLVKHTDNSDSYLRQAYRLFTMHTDGTYVTEATDWLLMMKFDERNAVGGESRFLHLDDWADLDRFTQDPLATQPLLYKSPASKNVAEQVERPLFFQSRYGLSVCFIDQFVQPATLEEALYLHDLSASMESSAGVQEITLPPGELVVLNNYFYLHGRAPFEKNEALHRELMRIRGLFAR; from the coding sequence ATGAATGACAGACTCGACTTGCAGCGTCTTTTTCCCGGCACGGTTTCCGACCATCAAACGCATACGCGTGTGCGTCAGGTCACCCTCGAATCCGAGGGACTGGAGCGCTTTCTGGATCAGGCCCGGGCGATCGATGTGCAGAATCTCGAGTACGTGCCCTTTATGCGTTTCAAGCTGGCCGATATGCTGTTGCAGGCCTGCGGCGAGGGGCTGCGCGCCACGCTCAATGCGCTGGTCGAGGATCGCCGTCATGGGGGATTCACGATCGGCCTGCAAGGCTTGTCGGCGGATCCGGACGATTTCGTGAGGTTCGGCACGGCGGTGGGCTATTTGCTCGGCCCGGCCAACCATGATTCGATGTCAGGGAAATACTACGCGCGCTTTCTGGTGAAGCACACCGACAATAGCGACTCCTATCTGCGCCAGGCCTATCGTCTGTTCACCATGCATACCGATGGCACCTATGTCACCGAGGCGACCGACTGGCTGCTGATGATGAAGTTCGATGAGCGCAATGCAGTGGGCGGCGAGTCGCGCTTTCTGCATCTGGATGATTGGGCCGACCTGGATCGCTTCACGCAGGACCCGCTTGCAACCCAACCCTTGCTGTACAAGTCGCCCGCGTCGAAAAACGTCGCCGAGCAGGTTGAGCGTCCCTTGTTCTTCCAAAGCCGCTACGGCCTGTCAGTATGTTTTATCGATCAGTTCGTGCAGCCGGCCACGCTGGAAGAGGCGCTGTATCTGCATGACCTGTCGGCATCCATGGAAAGCAGCGCGGGCGTCCAGGAAATCACGCTGCCGCCGGGCGAACTGGTGGTGTTGAACAATTACTTCTATCTGCACGGACGCGCCCCTTTCGAGAAGAACGAAGCCCTGCATCGTGAGTTGATGCGTATCCGTGGCTTGTTTGCGCGTTGA
- a CDS encoding YaiI/YqxD family protein, translating to MHIWVDADACPAVIKDILFRAAQRWQIPLTLVANQMLRTPPSALIRAVQVPRGFDVADAHIATHAVAGDLVITADIPLAADVLAKGALALNPRGERYSPDTIRERLSLRDMMEELRASGVDTGGPAAFSQADRKAFANQLDALLARQAAQASRP from the coding sequence ATGCATATCTGGGTTGATGCCGACGCCTGCCCTGCCGTCATCAAAGACATTCTGTTTCGCGCCGCGCAGCGTTGGCAGATCCCTCTGACGCTGGTGGCTAATCAGATGCTGCGCACGCCGCCCTCGGCGCTGATCCGGGCGGTGCAAGTGCCGCGCGGCTTCGATGTGGCCGATGCGCATATCGCCACGCATGCGGTGGCGGGCGATCTGGTGATCACCGCCGACATTCCGCTGGCTGCCGATGTGCTGGCCAAGGGCGCCCTGGCCCTGAATCCGAGAGGCGAGCGCTACTCGCCCGACACCATACGCGAGCGGCTTAGCCTGCGCGACATGATGGAAGAACTGCGAGCCAGCGGCGTGGATACCGGCGGCCCGGCCGCCTTCAGCCAGGCCGACCGCAAGGCTTTCGCCAATCAGCTCGATGCCTTGCTAGCGCGTCAGGCCGCCCAGGCCAGCCGGCCCTGA
- the trpE gene encoding anthranilate synthase component I, translated as MTELEFKALASQGYNRIPLIAETYADLDTPLAIYLKLAHSGPQHGKMSCLMESVVGGERFGRYSFIGLPARTVIRASGRTTEVLHDGQVVETHEGDPLAFIEQYQARFKVALRPGMPRFCGGLAGYFGYDTVRHIEARLGPAVKPFPEGMDEGTPDIMLLHVDELVIVDNLAGRTYLMVYADPAHPEAYSRAQERLLELRARLRKPVDIPYSHASMQTEERRDFAKEDYLAAVRRAKEYIAAGDLMQVQIGQVIAKPFRDAPLSLYRSLRSLNPSPYMYFWNFGDFQVVGASPEILVRQEQVNQDGELKSQITIRPLAGTRKRGATPEEDQALAAELRADPKEIAEHVMLIDLARNDVGRVAETGSVRVSDTMAIERYSHVMHLVSNVTGNLNPGMSSMDVLRAAFPAGTLTGAPKVRAMEIIDELEPVRRGIYGGAAGYLSYGGEMDVAIAIRTGVIKNGTLYVQAAAGIVADSTPELEWAETEAKARAVLRAAEQVQHGLDDPI; from the coding sequence ATGACCGAACTTGAATTCAAAGCACTGGCCTCTCAAGGCTATAACCGTATCCCCCTGATTGCGGAAACTTACGCCGACCTGGACACACCGCTCGCCATCTACCTGAAGCTGGCCCATAGCGGCCCGCAGCATGGCAAGATGAGCTGCCTGATGGAATCCGTTGTCGGCGGTGAACGCTTCGGCCGTTATTCTTTCATCGGCCTGCCGGCCCGCACTGTCATCCGCGCCAGCGGCCGCACGACCGAGGTGCTGCACGACGGCCAGGTCGTCGAAACCCATGAGGGCGATCCGCTGGCCTTCATCGAGCAATATCAGGCCCGTTTCAAAGTCGCGCTGCGTCCTGGCATGCCGCGCTTTTGCGGCGGCCTGGCCGGTTATTTCGGCTACGACACCGTGCGTCACATCGAAGCGCGCCTGGGCCCGGCCGTCAAACCCTTCCCCGAGGGCATGGACGAAGGCACGCCCGACATCATGCTGCTGCATGTCGATGAGCTGGTCATCGTGGACAACCTGGCTGGCCGCACTTATTTGATGGTCTACGCCGATCCGGCCCACCCGGAAGCCTATAGCCGCGCCCAGGAGCGCCTGCTGGAGCTGCGCGCGCGCCTGCGCAAGCCGGTGGACATCCCTTACAGCCACGCCAGCATGCAAACCGAAGAGCGGCGCGACTTCGCCAAGGAAGATTATCTAGCCGCTGTGCGGCGCGCCAAGGAATACATCGCCGCAGGAGATCTGATGCAGGTGCAGATCGGGCAGGTGATCGCCAAACCCTTCCGCGATGCCCCGCTGTCGCTATACCGTTCGCTGCGCTCGCTAAACCCTTCGCCGTATATGTATTTCTGGAACTTCGGCGACTTCCAGGTCGTCGGCGCATCGCCGGAAATCCTGGTGCGCCAGGAACAGGTCAACCAAGACGGCGAGCTCAAGTCGCAGATCACGATCCGGCCGCTGGCCGGCACCCGCAAGCGCGGGGCCACGCCGGAAGAAGATCAGGCGCTGGCCGCAGAACTGCGCGCCGACCCCAAGGAAATCGCCGAACATGTCATGCTGATCGACCTGGCGCGCAACGACGTCGGCCGCGTGGCCGAAACGGGTTCGGTACGGGTCAGCGACACCATGGCGATCGAGCGCTACTCGCATGTCATGCATCTGGTTTCCAATGTCACCGGCAATCTGAACCCCGGCATGAGCAGCATGGATGTGCTGCGCGCCGCTTTTCCGGCCGGCACGCTGACAGGCGCTCCCAAGGTCCGTGCGATGGAAATCATCGATGAGCTGGAGCCGGTGCGCCGGGGCATTTATGGCGGCGCCGCAGGCTATTTGAGTTACGGCGGCGAGATGGATGTCGCCATCGCCATCCGCACGGGCGTCATCAAGAACGGAACCCTCTATGTCCAGGCAGCCGCCGGCATCGTCGCGGACTCCACGCCTGAACTGGAATGGGCCGAAACCGAGGCCAAGGCGCGCGCGGTGCTGCGCGCCGCCGAACAGGTGCAACACGGCCTGGACGACCCGATCTGA
- a CDS encoding phosphoglycolate phosphatase, protein MTSYRAALLDLDGTLLDSIPDLARAANAMRVELNMPVLRDDVLATFVGKGVDNLVRRTLAASTEAGEVPDELFARGRESFYRHYHLVNGDRARVFDGVIDGLKLMRDMGLKLAVVTNKPTEFTLPLLQRTGLAGFFGLVVCGDTCARRKPDPDQVLHACEVLGVAPREAVMIGDSLNDTQAGRSAGTAVLALPYGYNEGMDVRSLDVDGIVDSLVDAAHWIENGASGARH, encoded by the coding sequence ATGACTAGCTACCGCGCTGCTTTACTGGACCTGGATGGCACCTTGCTGGACTCCATCCCCGATCTCGCCCGGGCGGCCAACGCCATGCGCGTCGAACTGAACATGCCGGTCCTGCGCGATGACGTGCTCGCGACCTTTGTCGGCAAGGGCGTGGACAACCTGGTGCGCCGCACGCTGGCCGCCAGCACGGAGGCCGGCGAGGTGCCGGACGAGCTGTTCGCGCGCGGCCGCGAGTCTTTTTATCGCCACTATCATCTGGTCAATGGCGACCGGGCGCGGGTCTTTGACGGCGTGATAGACGGGCTCAAACTCATGCGCGACATGGGTTTGAAACTGGCTGTCGTCACCAATAAACCGACCGAATTCACCTTGCCGCTGCTGCAACGCACCGGCCTGGCGGGCTTTTTCGGCCTGGTCGTCTGCGGAGACACCTGCGCACGCCGCAAGCCTGACCCCGATCAGGTGCTGCATGCCTGCGAAGTACTGGGGGTGGCACCCCGCGAGGCCGTCATGATCGGCGATTCGCTCAATGACACCCAGGCCGGACGCAGCGCAGGCACGGCCGTGCTGGCGCTGCCTTATGGCTACAACGAGGGCATGGACGTGCGTTCGCTTGATGTCGATGGTATAGTTGATTCGCTAGTCGATGCCGCACACTGGATCGAAAACGGCGCGTCTGGCGCCCGTCATTGA
- the rpe gene encoding ribulose-phosphate 3-epimerase has translation MPPETLNTMSTPATTRIAPSILSADFARLGEEVRNVVAAGADWIHFDVMDNHYVPNLTIGPMVCAAIRPHVQVPIDVHLMVEPVDEIVPMFAKAGADIITFHPEASRHVDRTLALIRDNGCKAGLVFNPATPLSYMDYVMDKLDIVLLMSVNPGFGGQAFIPATLDKLRQARARIDAWTQAGGQPILLEVDGGVKTDNIAEIRRAGADTFVAGSAIFGKPDYASVIKTLRDEIAKGETLAA, from the coding sequence ATGCCCCCGGAAACCCTGAACACCATGTCCACCCCGGCCACCACCCGCATCGCTCCCAGCATTCTTTCCGCTGACTTCGCCCGCCTGGGCGAAGAAGTCCGCAACGTCGTCGCCGCTGGCGCCGACTGGATTCACTTCGACGTGATGGACAACCACTATGTCCCCAACCTGACCATCGGGCCCATGGTGTGCGCCGCCATCCGTCCCCATGTACAGGTGCCGATCGACGTGCATCTCATGGTCGAGCCGGTCGACGAGATCGTGCCCATGTTCGCCAAGGCCGGTGCCGACATCATCACCTTCCACCCCGAAGCCAGCCGTCACGTCGACCGCACGCTGGCCCTGATCCGCGACAACGGCTGTAAAGCCGGGCTGGTGTTCAACCCCGCCACGCCCCTGTCATATATGGACTATGTCATGGACAAGCTGGACATCGTGCTGTTGATGTCGGTCAACCCCGGATTCGGGGGCCAGGCCTTTATCCCGGCCACGCTCGACAAGCTGCGCCAGGCCCGCGCGCGCATCGACGCCTGGACCCAGGCCGGCGGCCAGCCTATTTTGCTGGAGGTCGATGGCGGCGTGAAAACCGACAACATCGCCGAGATCCGCCGCGCGGGAGCCGACACCTTCGTCGCAGGCTCGGCCATCTTCGGCAAGCCCGATTACGCCTCCGTCATCAAGACCCTGCGCGACGAAATCGCCAAAGGCGAAACCCTGGCTGCCTGA